From the Solibacillus sp. FSL R5-0449 genome, one window contains:
- a CDS encoding DUF3048 domain-containing protein, with protein sequence MKRSIFMLALLGITLTAGCSDKEQTEEPVVEIEETEVEKDIIVAGAEEILPFVTPFTGERVAEEVTMRPILATINNHPQARPQSGLAQADVVYEMLAEGDVTRFLALYQSELPESIGPIRSARSYFVDIAKGLDAFYIAHGYSPEAKSMLERRVVDNINGMHYDGTYFKRSSTRVAPHNSYISGENVMAGAEKTGTSLLYQKKVSYPFYEAEDSVKIGTTANEVSMKYNNSGSFNSQYVYNAETNQYKRYSANVETVDYETNESIELANILFFEMPHRIVDSAGRREITITGGGNAYVAQAGTIREVKWKNADGLLVAVEEDGSEVKLVQGKTWIHFVPTSPGLAASVIYSE encoded by the coding sequence ATGAAACGCAGTATATTTATGTTAGCGCTATTAGGCATAACCTTAACGGCAGGTTGTTCCGATAAAGAACAAACAGAGGAGCCTGTTGTAGAGATAGAAGAAACAGAGGTAGAGAAAGATATTATCGTAGCGGGGGCGGAAGAAATTTTGCCATTTGTTACACCGTTTACAGGGGAACGTGTGGCAGAAGAAGTGACGATGCGTCCAATACTTGCAACGATAAATAATCATCCGCAAGCACGTCCGCAATCTGGACTTGCACAGGCGGATGTTGTATATGAAATGCTGGCGGAAGGTGATGTGACACGCTTTTTAGCCCTTTACCAGTCTGAACTTCCTGAATCTATCGGACCGATTCGCAGTGCGCGATCGTACTTCGTTGATATTGCAAAAGGACTGGACGCATTTTATATTGCTCACGGATACAGTCCTGAAGCGAAATCGATGCTTGAACGAAGAGTTGTCGATAATATTAATGGAATGCACTATGATGGTACTTACTTCAAGCGTTCATCAACACGGGTGGCTCCGCACAATTCCTATATTTCGGGTGAAAATGTCATGGCCGGTGCCGAAAAGACGGGGACTTCACTACTTTATCAGAAAAAAGTGTCCTACCCATTCTATGAAGCCGAAGATAGTGTTAAAATAGGAACAACGGCTAATGAAGTATCGATGAAATATAATAATAGCGGTTCATTTAACAGTCAGTATGTTTACAATGCCGAAACGAATCAGTACAAGCGTTATTCTGCAAATGTAGAAACAGTCGATTACGAAACAAATGAATCCATCGAATTAGCTAATATTTTATTTTTTGAAATGCCTCATCGAATTGTAGATAGCGCGGGTCGACGCGAGATTACGATTACAGGTGGCGGCAACGCGTATGTAGCCCAGGCTGGGACGATACGTGAAGTAAAATGGAAAAATGCAGATGGCCTGCTCGTGGCAGTTGAAGAAGATGGATCGGAAGTAAAGTTAGTTCAAGGAAAGACATGGATACATTTCGTACCAACATCTCCCGGTTTAGCGGCATCTGTTATATATTCAGAGTAG
- a CDS encoding adenine deaminase C-terminal domain-containing protein — protein sequence MPEISWKLNSIREQVSIIDGHAAPSLVLKNAKYLHSMMKSWATGNIWISNDRIVYVGKELPANIEGTEVVDLAGKVVVPGYIEPHVHPFQLYNPHSFAEFSAQTGTTTFISDNMTLVSLMKNKKAFSFMDELAKLPFSFYWWSRFDSQTELENERELYSNASVLEWLDRHDVLLGGELTGWPRLMRGDDQMLYWIQAAKHKGKKIEGHLPGASEKTLAKMRLLGVDGDHESMTIEDIEARLQHGYAVTLRYSSIRPDLPLLLKAVVDKGYEIFDQLMMTTDGSTPSFHEDGVMDKCIRAALEAGVRPVDAYNMASYNVARYYNMTNLHGLLATGRYANINILADEYSPTPEAVISKGVWLKRDNKDLKAFPAVDLSLFGDLKIDFDLHDGDFQFSMPIGVEMVNDVITKPYSIKNLGYHHTLSTAHDESYLMLVDRNGKWRINSMIKGFATHVKGFASSYSNTGDIILIGKSVQDMQHAFQELKKMNGGIVLVEDNQIVTSIPLTLAGSIYDGSVDEVIPLELALKSTLKKRGYHHTDAIYTLLFLQSTHLPYIRITTRGIFDVMKNKVMLPAVMR from the coding sequence ATGCCGGAAATTAGTTGGAAGTTAAATAGTATTAGAGAGCAAGTTAGTATCATTGATGGGCATGCTGCTCCGAGTCTAGTTTTAAAAAATGCAAAGTACTTACATAGTATGATGAAAAGTTGGGCAACGGGAAACATCTGGATATCCAATGACCGCATCGTTTATGTAGGGAAGGAACTGCCTGCAAATATTGAAGGAACAGAGGTTGTTGATCTCGCTGGAAAAGTAGTGGTACCAGGCTATATTGAGCCGCATGTGCATCCATTCCAATTGTACAACCCTCACAGTTTCGCAGAATTTAGTGCACAGACCGGCACAACCACATTCATTTCAGACAATATGACACTTGTTTCTTTAATGAAAAATAAGAAAGCGTTTTCTTTTATGGACGAGCTTGCCAAATTGCCGTTTTCATTTTACTGGTGGAGTCGCTTTGATTCGCAAACAGAGCTTGAAAATGAAAGGGAACTATACTCAAATGCCTCAGTATTGGAATGGCTTGACCGTCATGACGTACTGCTTGGCGGAGAGCTGACAGGATGGCCTCGTCTAATGCGTGGGGATGACCAAATGCTTTACTGGATTCAGGCAGCTAAGCATAAAGGGAAAAAAATCGAAGGACATTTACCGGGAGCATCTGAAAAAACATTAGCTAAAATGCGTTTACTTGGAGTCGATGGTGATCATGAATCCATGACGATTGAAGATATTGAAGCGCGCTTGCAGCATGGTTATGCTGTTACTCTCCGCTACTCTTCTATTCGCCCGGATTTACCGCTATTATTAAAAGCGGTGGTCGATAAAGGCTACGAAATATTTGATCAGTTGATGATGACGACAGATGGATCCACACCAAGTTTCCATGAAGATGGTGTGATGGATAAATGTATACGTGCAGCCCTTGAAGCTGGTGTGCGTCCGGTTGATGCCTATAATATGGCAAGTTATAATGTTGCGCGCTATTATAATATGACAAATCTGCACGGACTGCTTGCTACAGGACGATATGCAAATATTAATATTTTGGCGGACGAATATTCGCCGACACCTGAAGCAGTCATTTCAAAAGGTGTATGGCTTAAGAGAGACAATAAGGATTTGAAAGCATTTCCGGCTGTGGACCTATCACTATTTGGTGATTTGAAAATCGATTTTGATTTGCATGATGGAGATTTTCAATTCTCGATGCCGATTGGCGTTGAAATGGTGAATGATGTGATCACAAAGCCGTATAGTATAAAAAATCTCGGATATCATCATACATTATCTACAGCACATGATGAGAGCTATTTAATGCTTGTCGACCGCAATGGAAAATGGCGTATCAACTCGATGATCAAAGGATTTGCGACACATGTAAAAGGATTTGCTTCATCGTATTCCAATACTGGAGATATTATTTTAATCGGAAAATCGGTACAGGATATGCAGCATGCATTCCAGGAACTGAAGAAAATGAATGGCGGGATTGTACTTGTTGAAGACAATCAAATTGTAACAAGTATTCCATTAACATTGGCTGGTTCTATATATGATGGGTCAGTGGATGAAGTAATACCGCTGGAACTTGCATTAAAGAGTACTTTGAAAAAACGTGGTTATCACCATACAGATGCAATTTATACATTGCTGTTTTTACAATCGACACATTTACCATATATTCGAATTACGACACGTGGGATTTTTGATGTCATGAAAAATAAGGTTATGCTACCTGCTGTAATGCGATAA
- a CDS encoding heptaprenylglyceryl phosphate synthase, whose protein sequence is MEYLNWRHVFKLDPAKEISDEALEQICESGTDVILVGGTDDVTLDGVLDLLVRVRRFSVPIALEISNVDSITPGYDYYFIPSVLNSRDTKWVKDLHHEAIKEYGDVLIWEELVAEGYCVLNPDCKVAQVTDAKTDLTVEDVVAYARMAENYFKLPIFYLEYSGAYGDIEMVKATAEVLNETKLFYGGGITSVEQAKEMAAHANTIVVGNIIYDDLKAALKTVQAVKSVI, encoded by the coding sequence ATGGAATATTTAAACTGGAGACATGTATTTAAACTGGACCCTGCAAAGGAAATCTCGGACGAAGCATTAGAGCAGATTTGCGAATCGGGTACGGATGTTATATTAGTTGGCGGGACAGATGATGTGACATTGGATGGCGTTTTGGATTTGCTCGTTCGTGTACGTCGTTTTTCAGTACCGATTGCGCTTGAAATTTCAAATGTAGATAGCATTACACCGGGGTATGACTATTATTTCATTCCATCCGTATTGAATAGCCGTGATACAAAATGGGTGAAAGATCTGCACCATGAAGCGATTAAAGAATACGGCGATGTACTGATTTGGGAAGAGCTTGTAGCAGAGGGCTACTGTGTACTGAATCCGGATTGTAAAGTGGCACAGGTGACAGATGCAAAAACGGATTTGACGGTGGAAGATGTAGTGGCCTATGCACGAATGGCCGAAAATTACTTTAAATTGCCGATCTTTTATTTAGAGTACAGCGGGGCTTATGGCGATATCGAAATGGTGAAAGCAACAGCTGAAGTTTTAAATGAAACAAAGCTCTTTTATGGAGGCGGCATTACGTCGGTAGAACAAGCGAAGGAAATGGCAGCACATGCCAATACTATAGTTGTTGGAAATATTATTTATGATGATTTAAAAGCGGCATTAAAAACCGTACAAGCAGTAAAAAGTGTTATATAA
- a CDS encoding YerC/YecD family TrpR-related protein: MQIEKIRGHQTDQLFKAVLELKDIEECYKFFDDLCTISEIQSLAQRFEVAHLLRLKKTYETIKKETGASTATISRVRRCFDYGNDTYDEMLGRLYPDEKPFTSK, translated from the coding sequence ATGCAAATTGAAAAAATTCGCGGTCATCAAACAGATCAGTTATTTAAAGCTGTTCTAGAGTTAAAAGATATTGAGGAATGCTATAAATTTTTTGATGACTTGTGCACGATTAGTGAAATCCAATCATTGGCACAGCGATTTGAAGTTGCACATTTATTACGTTTGAAAAAAACGTATGAAACAATTAAAAAGGAAACTGGTGCTTCAACAGCAACAATTTCCCGTGTACGTCGTTGCTTTGATTACGGAAATGACACTTATGATGAAATGCTGGGCCGTCTTTATCCGGACGAAAAGCCATTTACGTCAAAGTAA
- a CDS encoding DUF2892 domain-containing protein: protein MLTPNISETNAFIRMMCGVAMTAFGVGRIAHKPQCTVGKMMIVAGSMKVAEGYYQYCPVVAMAKSEQMNEMMPVND from the coding sequence TTGCTAACCCCTAACATTTCCGAAACAAACGCTTTTATCCGTATGATGTGCGGTGTTGCCATGACCGCATTCGGTGTCGGGAGAATCGCTCATAAACCACAATGTACGGTTGGCAAAATGATGATTGTTGCCGGTTCGATGAAAGTGGCGGAAGGATATTATCAATATTGCCCAGTCGTTGCAATGGCCAAATCAGAGCAGATGAACGAAATGATGCCCGTCAATGATTAA
- the ligA gene encoding NAD-dependent DNA ligase LigA, giving the protein MNEIEQRIAELNKLLHEYGYAYYVLDKPIVEDSVYDQLLHELIALEEANPEFIYPDSPTQRVGGTVLEGFKKVTHETAMLSLSNAFNEEDLRDFDRKIEQAIGKNYSYVCELKIDGLAISLRYENGVFVQGATRGDGTVGEDITANLKTIRAIPLRLKEPVTLEVRGEAYMPKKSFEKLNERRAENGEELFANPRNAAAGSLRQLDPKIAASRNLSTFIYAVGGDGESYGIDGHWEMLKYLEELGFPSNKEREYCETIEDVLAFIEKWTEARPNLSYEIDGIVIKVNRYAHQDELGFTAKSPRWAIAYKFPAEEVITKLLDIELTVGRTGVITPTAILTPVLVAGTTVSRASLHNEDLIREKDIRIDDTVIVRKAGDIIPQIVGVVLEQRPDDAVPYKMPTHCPACDEEVVRIDTDVALRCVNPQCPAQIAEGVKHFVSRNAMNIDGLGEKVVEQLLREDYIQDVAGLYELTVEQLINLERMGQKSATNLVEALIQSKENSLERLLFGLGIRHVGEKAAKILAAHFETIDALMVATEEELKDIHEIGDKMAESIVAYFANEQVQQLIERLKGFGLNMSYKGKKVVVEAGANPFAGKTIVLTGKLQQLTRNEAKAKIEQLGGTVAGSVSKKTDLVIVGEDAGSKLEKAQSLGIEIWDEVRLIEQLI; this is encoded by the coding sequence ATGAATGAAATAGAACAAAGAATTGCGGAATTGAACAAGCTTCTTCATGAGTATGGCTATGCGTATTACGTACTGGATAAACCGATAGTAGAAGATAGTGTATATGATCAGCTTTTACATGAGCTTATCGCATTGGAAGAAGCAAATCCGGAATTTATTTATCCTGATTCTCCTACTCAGCGTGTCGGTGGCACGGTGTTGGAAGGCTTTAAAAAGGTAACGCATGAAACAGCGATGCTCAGTTTGTCGAATGCTTTCAATGAAGAAGATTTGCGTGATTTTGACCGGAAAATCGAGCAGGCAATCGGCAAAAATTACTCATATGTATGTGAACTGAAAATTGATGGCTTAGCCATATCTTTGCGCTATGAAAACGGGGTATTTGTACAAGGCGCTACACGTGGTGACGGAACAGTAGGGGAAGACATTACAGCAAACCTGAAAACAATTAGGGCCATCCCATTGCGTCTAAAAGAACCCGTAACATTGGAAGTACGCGGTGAAGCTTATATGCCGAAAAAATCTTTTGAGAAACTGAATGAACGCCGTGCGGAAAACGGAGAAGAGCTATTTGCAAATCCTCGAAACGCGGCAGCAGGATCATTGCGTCAATTAGATCCGAAAATCGCAGCAAGCCGAAATTTATCGACATTTATTTATGCAGTCGGCGGAGACGGAGAAAGCTATGGAATCGATGGGCATTGGGAAATGCTCAAGTATTTGGAGGAGCTAGGTTTTCCATCAAATAAAGAACGCGAGTATTGCGAAACAATTGAGGACGTTTTGGCGTTTATAGAGAAGTGGACAGAAGCGCGCCCAAATTTATCATATGAAATTGATGGAATCGTTATCAAAGTAAATCGCTATGCCCATCAAGATGAGCTTGGCTTTACAGCAAAATCGCCTCGCTGGGCAATTGCCTACAAGTTCCCGGCTGAAGAAGTTATCACAAAATTATTGGATATCGAACTGACGGTAGGTCGCACGGGTGTTATTACTCCAACAGCGATTTTAACACCGGTACTTGTTGCGGGAACTACTGTAAGCCGTGCATCATTGCACAATGAGGACCTGATCCGTGAAAAGGATATTCGAATTGATGATACGGTCATCGTACGAAAAGCAGGGGATATTATTCCGCAAATCGTCGGAGTCGTTCTGGAACAACGCCCTGATGACGCTGTACCATATAAGATGCCGACACATTGTCCTGCATGTGATGAAGAAGTTGTACGTATCGATACTGATGTAGCACTGCGTTGCGTGAATCCTCAATGTCCTGCACAAATTGCGGAAGGTGTGAAACATTTCGTATCACGTAATGCGATGAATATCGACGGTCTTGGTGAGAAGGTAGTCGAACAGCTGCTGCGCGAAGACTATATTCAAGATGTAGCGGGACTATATGAGCTTACAGTAGAGCAACTGATTAATCTGGAGCGAATGGGACAGAAATCGGCGACCAATTTAGTTGAAGCGCTGATTCAGTCCAAGGAAAATTCGCTGGAACGATTACTATTCGGTCTTGGTATCCGTCATGTTGGGGAAAAAGCAGCCAAGATTTTGGCAGCTCATTTTGAAACAATCGATGCACTAATGGTCGCTACAGAAGAGGAATTGAAAGATATTCATGAAATTGGCGATAAAATGGCTGAATCGATCGTAGCGTATTTTGCAAACGAGCAAGTACAGCAATTAATCGAACGCCTAAAAGGATTTGGCTTAAATATGTCCTATAAAGGCAAGAAAGTTGTCGTGGAAGCAGGGGCAAATCCTTTTGCAGGAAAAACAATTGTACTGACAGGTAAATTGCAGCAATTGACACGTAACGAAGCAAAGGCGAAAATAGAACAGTTAGGTGGTACGGTTGCAGGGAGTGTAAGTAAAAAAACAGACCTTGTAATTGTCGGAGAAGATGCTGGCTCGAAGCTTGAAAAAGCCCAAAGCTTAGGCATTGAAATTTGGGATGAAGTGCGCCTAATCGAACAATTAATATAG
- the pcrA gene encoding DNA helicase PcrA, translated as MEHIAKNLVAGMNPQQAEAVKTTEGPLLIMAGAGSGKTRVLTHRIAYLVVEREVYPSKILAITFTNKAAREMRERIDGILGNGTTESMWVSTFHSMCVRILRRNINRIGYSKSFSILDSSDQLTVIKNILKQDNIDPKKYDPRAILNTISSAKNECITVDGFEANMNPHNPFEKIVAQVYKGYQKRLRQNQSLDFDDLIMLTISLFNEAPDVLEFYQNKFQYIHVDEYQDTNKSQYLLVQLLAKKFRNICVVGDSDQSIYRWRGADISNILSFEKDYKEAKVIMLEQNYRSTKRILQAANSVIEKNKDRYKKVLRTENPEGEKIQLYKAGNEQDEAQYVVRTIQKLMKDEDYKLDDFAILYRTNAQSRVIEDVLVKSNMNYQIVGGTKFYDRKEIKDLLAYLRLIANNDDDLSLARIINEPKRAIGATSFDKMLVYAMERDRSIFDAMGELVFMGLSGKAANSAENFYNMIRSLSERQHELSVTEIVEEVLEKSGYRQMLKAEKSIEAESRLENIEEFLTVTQAFEERSEDQSLVAFLTDLALIADIDSLDEEEKAKGTIILMTMHAAKGLEFPVVFIIGMEENIFPHSRSLESEDEMAEERRLMYVGATRAEQRLYLSCAGSRTIFGRTGYNAPSRFLREIDENVLEQVSKANTTSYRDDSLPFKSNRYDRMPKRSLGGVQAPASQTSRLNSTGGDKFDWKVGDKAAHGKWGVGMVVSVKGEGDGMELDIAFPSPTGIKRLLAKFAPITKA; from the coding sequence ATGGAGCATATAGCAAAAAATTTAGTAGCGGGAATGAACCCACAGCAAGCTGAAGCGGTGAAAACAACGGAAGGCCCGCTTCTGATCATGGCGGGTGCCGGTTCTGGAAAAACACGGGTGCTGACTCACCGTATCGCCTATTTAGTCGTTGAGCGCGAAGTGTATCCTTCTAAAATTCTGGCCATTACGTTTACAAATAAAGCTGCCCGCGAAATGCGTGAACGAATTGACGGGATTTTAGGAAACGGAACAACGGAAAGCATGTGGGTATCTACATTCCACTCAATGTGTGTACGCATTTTGCGACGTAATATTAACCGTATCGGCTATTCGAAAAGCTTCTCAATTCTAGACAGTTCAGATCAGCTGACGGTTATAAAAAATATATTGAAACAGGATAATATCGATCCGAAAAAATATGATCCGCGTGCTATTTTAAATACGATCAGTTCGGCAAAAAACGAATGCATTACTGTAGACGGCTTTGAAGCGAATATGAATCCGCATAACCCATTCGAAAAGATTGTCGCGCAAGTATATAAAGGTTATCAGAAACGATTAAGACAAAATCAAAGTCTCGATTTTGACGATTTAATTATGCTGACAATAAGTCTATTCAATGAAGCGCCGGACGTACTGGAATTTTACCAAAACAAATTCCAGTATATTCACGTTGATGAGTATCAGGATACGAATAAATCGCAATATTTGCTCGTGCAATTACTGGCGAAGAAATTCCGCAATATTTGTGTTGTAGGGGATTCGGACCAATCGATCTATCGTTGGCGCGGTGCCGATATTTCGAATATATTATCGTTTGAAAAAGATTACAAAGAAGCAAAGGTTATTATGCTTGAGCAAAACTACCGTTCAACAAAGCGTATTTTACAAGCAGCAAACAGCGTCATTGAAAAGAATAAAGACCGCTATAAAAAAGTACTGCGAACAGAAAATCCGGAAGGCGAAAAGATCCAGCTTTATAAAGCTGGCAATGAGCAGGACGAAGCGCAGTATGTGGTACGCACGATTCAAAAACTCATGAAGGATGAAGATTACAAACTGGATGATTTTGCTATTTTATATCGTACGAACGCACAGTCACGTGTAATCGAGGATGTGCTCGTAAAATCGAATATGAACTACCAAATCGTTGGCGGTACAAAGTTCTATGACCGAAAAGAGATTAAAGATTTGCTTGCTTACTTACGTTTAATTGCAAACAATGATGATGACTTGTCGCTTGCTCGAATTATCAATGAACCTAAACGTGCGATCGGTGCGACTTCATTTGATAAAATGCTTGTTTATGCGATGGAACGCGACCGCTCAATTTTCGATGCGATGGGTGAGCTTGTATTTATGGGGCTTTCAGGGAAAGCAGCCAATTCCGCTGAAAATTTTTATAATATGATTCGTTCATTGAGCGAACGTCAGCATGAACTATCGGTAACAGAGATTGTGGAAGAAGTGCTTGAAAAATCAGGATACCGTCAAATGCTGAAAGCGGAAAAATCGATTGAAGCGGAAAGCCGACTTGAAAATATCGAAGAGTTTTTAACAGTAACCCAGGCTTTTGAAGAGCGCAGTGAAGACCAGTCATTAGTGGCATTTTTAACAGATCTTGCACTCATTGCTGATATTGATTCTTTAGATGAAGAGGAAAAAGCGAAAGGTACGATCATTTTAATGACGATGCATGCCGCAAAAGGGCTGGAGTTCCCTGTTGTGTTCATTATCGGGATGGAGGAAAATATTTTCCCGCATTCACGTTCATTGGAAAGTGAAGATGAAATGGCCGAAGAACGCCGCTTGATGTATGTCGGTGCAACTCGGGCAGAACAGCGTCTTTACTTATCTTGTGCGGGCTCCCGTACAATATTTGGCCGTACAGGCTACAATGCCCCATCACGTTTTTTACGTGAAATTGATGAAAATGTGTTAGAGCAAGTTTCAAAAGCAAATACTACATCTTATCGTGATGATTCATTACCATTTAAATCGAACCGTTATGACCGTATGCCGAAGCGTTCATTAGGAGGTGTGCAGGCACCTGCTTCCCAGACATCACGTCTGAATTCAACAGGCGGCGATAAGTTTGACTGGAAAGTAGGCGACAAAGCTGCCCATGGTAAATGGGGTGTCGGTATGGTCGTAAGCGTAAAAGGTGAAGGGGATGGTATGGAACTGGATATCGCTTTCCCATCTCCAACTGGAATAAAACGTCTATTAGCAAAATTTGCGCCGATTACGAAAGCTTAG
- a CDS encoding CamS family sex pheromone protein → MKRYRWIPAIIVAAMLSACAPNLTPDTELTQESDTEQAVETTIIPNMQINDKFYRTLIPYKESASRGLVVSNIYTKYDMKEVETGLMRISQNHFDTENYYFQEGQYLDENTLKYWLARPNQTEDKGPEYQGLNPSSIDEATGKEMDPTVKATEAPVYLAHIVEQNYLTKTDENKVKLAGVSIGLALNSVYYYQKEQYGEFFEQKIPDAKIEAEGKKIAQEVINRLRARPELADVPIVIGLFKQAERNAIVPGTYTDYNFADKGKTELGEWKAIDEKYVTFPMSSPDDVYRDLNTNFQNFKQDVDKYFSNFTSVFATGFYQNKKVQKLDIEIPIQFYGTAEITGFTQYLTGLMLNHLPLDLYISVSITSVNGPEVLIIKEPNDDKPFVHIYE, encoded by the coding sequence ATGAAACGTTATCGCTGGATACCTGCGATAATTGTAGCGGCGATGTTGTCAGCGTGTGCGCCAAACCTTACACCTGATACAGAACTGACGCAAGAATCAGATACAGAACAAGCTGTGGAAACAACTATTATCCCGAACATGCAAATAAACGATAAATTTTATCGCACATTGATTCCTTATAAGGAAAGTGCAAGCCGTGGTTTAGTTGTTTCCAATATTTATACGAAGTACGATATGAAAGAAGTCGAAACAGGCTTAATGCGTATTTCGCAAAATCATTTTGATACGGAAAACTATTATTTCCAGGAAGGTCAGTATTTAGATGAAAATACATTGAAATACTGGTTAGCCCGTCCAAACCAAACAGAAGACAAAGGACCCGAGTACCAAGGTCTAAACCCATCAAGCATTGATGAGGCAACAGGCAAGGAAATGGATCCGACTGTTAAAGCGACAGAAGCACCGGTTTATTTGGCCCATATTGTGGAGCAAAATTATTTAACAAAAACCGATGAGAACAAAGTAAAGCTGGCAGGTGTTTCAATCGGTCTAGCGTTAAATTCAGTTTACTATTATCAAAAAGAGCAGTATGGCGAGTTTTTTGAACAAAAAATTCCCGATGCAAAAATAGAAGCAGAAGGTAAGAAAATTGCACAGGAAGTTATCAATCGATTGCGTGCCCGTCCGGAACTGGCAGATGTTCCGATCGTCATTGGTTTATTTAAACAAGCAGAAAGAAATGCGATTGTACCAGGAACATATACTGACTATAATTTCGCGGATAAAGGGAAAACAGAATTGGGTGAGTGGAAAGCAATCGATGAAAAATACGTTACTTTCCCTATGAGTTCGCCGGATGATGTCTACCGTGATTTGAATACGAACTTCCAAAACTTCAAACAGGATGTCGACAAATACTTCTCGAACTTCACGAGTGTGTTTGCGACTGGATTTTATCAAAATAAAAAAGTTCAGAAGCTTGATATCGAAATCCCAATCCAGTTTTACGGAACAGCTGAAATTACAGGATTTACACAGTATTTGACGGGCCTAATGCTTAATCATTTACCGCTTGACCTGTATATTTCGGTGAGTATTACTTCTGTGAACGGACCGGAAGTGCTAATTATTAAAGAACCGAATGACGATAAACCTTTTGTTCATATTTATGAGTAA
- a CDS encoding exosporium glycoprotein BclB-related protein: MCMCSKSMNMSNLHPCGSNCVNLGPFRAVRPGCTPPNTGSIIPFSSGITPAVLTTLAGGLVGTTSLIGFGTAIPGVTIVGNTIDLSGVVTEAFAVPRNGSITAISASFTALAALDLGLGSVSVTAQIYRAPAGSSVFTATNARVTLTPPYEGLISIGQTSYGSANVPPVPVAQGDRLLMVYSITGTGVTLAAALTGTASAGITIS; encoded by the coding sequence ATGTGTATGTGTTCTAAAAGTATGAACATGAGTAATTTACATCCGTGTGGATCAAATTGCGTAAACTTAGGACCTTTCAGAGCTGTAAGACCAGGCTGTACACCACCAAATACAGGGTCAATCATTCCATTCTCTTCCGGTATTACACCAGCTGTTTTAACTACGCTTGCCGGGGGACTAGTTGGTACAACGAGTTTGATTGGATTCGGTACTGCGATTCCTGGAGTTACAATTGTAGGGAATACAATTGACTTGTCTGGTGTTGTTACTGAAGCATTCGCGGTTCCACGTAATGGTAGTATTACAGCAATCTCTGCATCATTCACTGCATTAGCTGCCCTTGACCTTGGTTTAGGATCGGTATCGGTTACAGCTCAAATTTACCGTGCACCTGCAGGAAGTTCAGTATTCACTGCTACAAATGCTAGAGTTACGTTGACACCACCATATGAAGGGCTTATCTCTATTGGTCAAACATCTTACGGATCAGCAAATGTGCCACCGGTTCCTGTTGCACAAGGCGACCGTTTATTAATGGTTTACTCAATTACTGGAACAGGAGTTACATTAGCTGCTGCATTAACAGGTACGGCAAGTGCTGGTATTACAATTTCATAA